The Acidimicrobiales bacterium sequence ACCCCGTCGCTTGGACAGGTTCACGATCTTGTCGAACAGCTGCGGATCCGGCTCAGGCATGGCCCAGAGGCTAGCGGCGGCGTGCGAGCATGGATTCCGTGATTTCTCCCACGTCGAGTCCTCCGCCGCCCCTGCCCCCGACCGCCGCCACCGGCGCATCGCCGCCCGCGGATCCGACCGCGGTGGTGGGTCGGCGCATCGTCGCGTACCTGATCGACTTCGTCCTCTATGCCGCGGTCGCCATCGGCACCACAGCGGCCGTTGCGTCGTCCGAGACGATGCGGTCGAGCTTCGAGGCGGAGAGCGTCTGTTCGATCCTCAACAACGCGCCGGACGTCGATGCGCTGTGCATCACCTCCGGCTCCGACATCATCCTGCTCGAGTTCGGCGACTTCTCGACGATCTTCCTCGTCTCGGCCGTCTTCGCCCTGGTCACCCAGCTGATCCTTCCGACCATCACCGGCTTCACACCGGGCAAGGCCATGGTCGGGCTCCGGATCGTGAACCAGGAGACCTTCGCCAAGGCGGGGTTCGGCGCCCAACTCGGCCGCCTCCTGCTCTGGGCGGCCGACGGCTTCCCCTACTGCTTCCCGCTGGTTGCGCTCGTCACCGGTCTCTCCAGCACCGGACACCGCCGGGTGGGCGACATGGCGACCAACACCGTGGTGATCGACAAGATGTGGGTGGACCATCCGTTGCCGATCCCGGGCCTCACCGGCGACGCAGCCACGGCGCCGACCGCCGTCGCCGCGCCCTTCGGGGCCAGCACACCGCCGCCGCCGGCACCGACCACCACGCCACCCACCGCGCCGCCCGTCATTGCGCCACCCACCGCACCGCCGGCTCCCTCCCCGGCCGCGCCGCCTCCGCCCGCCGCCGGCCCGCCCGTCGCCCCGCCGGCGAGCGCGCCGCCCGCACCGCGTCCGCCGGTCGATCCCCCGCCGCCCCGGTCCTTCGCGGACGAAACGGTCATCCGCGAGCCGGAGCCCCCCGCCCCGAGGCCGCCGGTCGATCCGCCCGCACCCGAGGCCTTCGCTGACGAAACGGTCGTCTTGGAGCCGGAGCCCGCCCCTCCGGAGCCCGCCCCACCGGCGCCTCCGGCCCCCACGCCCCCACCGGCTCCCACACCCCCGCCGGCCCCCGATCCGGCCCCGCCCGCACCGGCGCAGCCGGGCATCGACGCACCCCAATGGGACGCCGCGCGCGACACCTACATTCAATGGGACCCCGAATTGGCCGAATGGATGGAGTGGTCCGAGGCCGCCGGCGCCTGGATCCCGATCTCGCAGTAGCCGGAACCCGCGACCGGAACAGACCATGACCAGACACCTTCGCCTCCCGCTCATCCTTCTCGCCTCCCTCGCGCTGCTCGCCGCGGCGTGCGGTGACGACAGTGATGAGGCCGCGCCCACAACGACGACCACCACCACGACCACCGAGGCACCGACGACGACGGCCGAGCCGACGACGACGACCACAACCACGACCACCGAGGCGCCGACGACGACCGCCGAGCCGACCACCACGACCACCGCGGCGCCGACGACCACGACGGTGGCCAGCCAGTGCCCGGGCAGTGGTGCGCTCCCCGGCGACGCGCAGTACAGCACGCTCGCGGGGGCCGACGTGGACGGCGACGGCGACATCGACACGCTCCATGCCTACGCAACCGGTGACCCGGACACCCCGAACCAGTGGTGGCTCCAGGTCTCCTTCACCGGCGGTGGGGGCGCGACCTACGCCGTCGACCACCCGGGCGCCCTGCTCAGCGGCGTGCAGGCCAACGACGGCGTCGACCTGAACGGCGACGGCACCGAGGAGTTCTTCGCCAAGATCGGGGCCGGCGCGGCCGCGACGATCATCGGTGTGTTCGACGTCATCGACTGCGAGATCGTGCACGTGACGGTCGACGGCAGCCCGACCGAGCTCACGGTGGGCGCGTCCATCGGCAACTTCAGCGGCTTCGAGTGCCTCGACATCGACACCAACGGTGCGAACGACTTCCTCCTCGTCTACACCGGTCAGCGGCTCGGCGACTCGGACGACTTCGAGGTCACCGCGATCCAGTACGCCCTCCAGAACGGCACGCTCGAACTCATCCTGGCCGACGGCCTCGGGATGACCGAGGGCGAGCCCGGGTTCATGGAGTTCGGCGGCGTGGAGTGCCCCAACTCGGCGTTCTGATCGTCGCCCGGGATCAGGTCGCCGTCTGATCGAGGACGGCGACCGATCGCAGCCGCCGCTCCAGGTGATGCTCGAGGAGCGCGGTCGACAGCATGTCGACCTCACCCGTGGCCGCGCCGACCTGCTCGTCGAGGACCCCGGCGAGACCGCCGCCGAGGATCCGCTGCATCAACGCCACGGCACCGGGGGTGATCGGCCGGCCGCGGCGGTGCTCGTGGCAGCGCACGCCGCCGTCGTCGAAGTCGAACGACTCCAACCCATCGGTCGATCCGCAGTCGACGCAGAGGTGGAGTTCGGGCTGGAGCCCCTCGTGGGCCAGCAGCTTCAGGAAGAACGCGGCCACGACGAGCGGCGAGTCCTTCTCGTTCAGCGTGCGCAGGGCCCGCACCAGCATGACGTGGAGCACCCGGTCAGGTTCACGGTCCTGGGAGACCTGGTCGACGGCCTCGAGCACGGCCTCGGCGCGGGCGAAACGGTCCGGATCGTCACGCAGCGACCCGAACCGGTCGACGGTCTCGACCTGGGTGATCGTGTCGAGGTCGCCCCGCCCGCGATAGAGCTGCACGGACACGTGGCTGAGCGGCTCGAGCCGGGCGCCGAACTTCGACTTGGTGCGGCGCACGCCCTTCGCGACGCCGCGGACCTTGCCGTGGTCGTGGGTGTGGAGGCTGATGATCCGGTCGGCCTCGCCGAGCTTCCACGATCGCAGCACGACGGCGTGATCGCGGTAGAGGGCCATCGTCTCAGGCCCCGTTGACGCCGCCGTAGCGACGCTCGCGTTCCTGGAAGTCGGCGATCGCCTCGAACAGCGCCTCGCGCCCGAACTCCGGCCAGGGCGTGTCGGTGAAGATCAGCTCGCTGTACGCCAGCTCCCACAGGAGGAAGTTGCTGATCCGGAACTCGCCGGAGGTGCGGATCATGAGATCCGGGTCCGGCATCTCGTTGTCGTAGAGATGCTTCGCGATCGTCTTCTCGGTGATCTTCCCGGGTGAGATCCCGGACGCCGCGATCTCGCGTACCGCGTCGACGATCTCGGCTCGGCCGCCATAGTTGAACGCGATCGTGAACGTCAGCTTGCGGTTGCCCCGGGTCAGCTCGATGGACTCGTCCATGCGCTTGATGAGCCGCTTCGGCACTCGCCAGTCGCGCCGGCCGACGAAGCGGATGCGCACGCCCCGCTCGTGCAGCTCGTCGCGACGGCGTAGGAGGATCTCCTCGTTGAAGTTGATGAGGAAGCGGACCTCGTCCTTGGGCCGGCGCCAGTTCTCGGTGCTGAACGCGTAGACCGTCAACCATTCGACGCCGGCATCGAGGCACGCGTCGACGACCTCGAACAGCGAGTGTTCGCCGGCCTTGTGACCCTCGGTGCGGGGCAGACCCCGGGCCTGCGCCCATCGTCCGTTGCCGTCCATGACGCACGCGATGTGGCGGGGGATCCGCGTCGGATCGAGATCGTCGGGAGACACCCCGCGAACCTATCGGGAGAGAACCGAGAACGAAGGGACGCACGGATAGGCTCCGCAGCCACGTGACGGAAGAACCGGTGGACCTGGCCGAGCAGACGCTCGCGACGCTCGACGAGGTGACCGTGGCGCTCCCGGGCGGAGGCGAGCGCCGCGACGGACAGCGGGACATGGCCGCCGCGGTGGCCGCCGCGATCGCCGACAACGGCCATGTCGTCGTGCAGGCCGGAACGGGCACAGGCAAGTCCCTCGCCTACCTCGTGCCGCTGGCGTTGTCGGGGAAGACGGCGATCGTGGCCACGGCCACCAAGGCGTTGCAGGACCAGCTCGCCGGGAAGGACCTTCCGTTCCTCGCCGACCACATCCCGGGCGGCATCGACTACGCCGTCCTCAAGGGCCGCTCCAACTATCTCTGCCTGCAGCGCCTGGACGAAGCGGAAGCGGACGACCGTCTCGGGCTCGAACTCGACGACGAGAAGACGTCGCCATCGCTCGACAGCGACCTCCTCGATCGCCTCCGCGTGTTCGCCGCATCGACCGAGACCGGCGACCGCACCGAACTTCCCGACATCGACGACCGCACCTGGCGCCTCGTCAGCGTCGGCCGCGACGAGTGCCCCGGCGCGAACCGCTGTCCGGCCGGCGACGACTGTCTCGCCGAACGGGCCCGCCGCAAGGCCGCCGCCGCGGACGTGATCGTCGTGAACCTCCACCTCTACGCGATCGAGGTGATGGTCGAGGGCATCCTCCCCGAGCACGACCTCGTCGTCATCGACGAGGCCCACCAGCTCGAGGACATCGTGTCGGAGGCCGCGGGCCGCACGATCAGCCCGGCCCGTCTGCAGGCCGCGGCACGCGCCGCGAGCACCGTGCTGGCCGATCGCGACGCGCCGGTCGGCGTGGAGGAGGCGGCCACGCTGCTCCACGCGCTGCTCGAGCCGCGGGTCGGCGATCGGCTCACCGAGGGGCTCGACGACGAGTCCGGCGCGACGCTCGATGTCGTCCGCGGGCGCGTGGATGCGCTCCTCAACGCCCTGCGGGCCGTGCCGAAGGACGCGCCGGCGGACACCGCGGCGAAGGCCCTCCGGGCGCGCCAGACGATCACCTCGCTGCTCGACGACATCGACTACGTCCGCTGGCCGATCGACACCGAGGTGCTCTGGGTCGACGGACCGCCGAACAACCCGGCGCTGCGGTCGACCCCGGTCGCGGTCGACGCCCTCCTGGCCGAGAACCTGTGGGCGAAGCGCAGCGGGGTGCTCACCTCGGCCACCCTGCCGGGCAAGACGGCCGCACAGCTCGGCCTCCCGGGTTCGACGCCGACGCTCGATGTCGGCAGCCCGTTCGACTACGAGAAGAACGCCCTGCTCTACTGCCCCACCGATCTGCCCGACCCGCGCGCCGAAGGCCATCGCGAGGCCCGGCAGGCCGAGTTGGAAGCCCTCATCGTCGCCGCCGGCGGCCGCACCCTCGCCCTGTTCACCAGCTGGGCGGCGATGCGCGACGCCGCCGAACATCTCGACGGGCGCCTGCCCTGGAAGGTCCTGGTCCAGGGCGAAGGGTCGAAGATGGCCCTGCTGGATTCGTTCGTCGAGGATCCCGAGGCGTGCCTGTTCGCGACGATGTCGTTCTGGCAGGGCGTGGACGTGCCCGGCTCGACCTGCAACCTCGTCGTGATCGACAAGCTGCCGTTCCCCCGCCCCGACGACCCGGTGCTACAGGCCCGTCGTGAACGGGCGGGATCCGCCGCCTTCCGGGTGATCGACCTGCCCCGGGCGGCCACGCTGCTCGCGCAGGGGGCCGGCCGGCTGATCCGCTCCGCCACCGACCGCGGGGTGGTCGCGGTGCTCGATCCACGGCTGGCAACGTCACGTTCGTATCGCTGGGATCTCATCAACGCGCTTCCCCCCATGCGGCGCACCAAGGACCGGGCCGAGGCCGAGGCCCTGCTGCGCGAGCTCCGCGACGCGGACTGATCCCGCTCAACCCCTCGGACCGGCGTGCCGATCCAACCCAGGTGACCCGACGTACGCGTCCCCACCCCGCGCGCCGCGCCCGCCGTGTCGTCGGCGCGTCCGCGATCGGGGCGTACGCGGGACTGCTGGTCGTCGTCGGCTGGGCGCAGCGCGGCACCGAGGACCAGGCCACCCCGCCTCCTCCTCCGCCGGACGGGCCGACGACGACGATCGCCGGTGTCCAGCGGGTCGACATGCGGGCCACGGCGACCTTCTCGCCGACCGGGTCGGTCGCCACGACGACCTCGCTGGCCCCGGTCCGGCTGACCCCACCGCCACCGCCCCCGAGTGTCGTCGTCACTACCACCGTGGCACCGCCGCCGACCGCCCCACCCACGACCGCGCCTCCCAGCACCACGGCCGCACCGACCACGACCGTCGCGCCGACGACCACCGCGCCGCCGGCCACGACTGCGCCGCCGACGACGGTGCCGCCGACCACGTCCATTCCGACCAATGCCAGCTGACCTGATCGTCTCCGGACGCGAGCGTCGGGCCGTCGGTCGAGCGATGGGCTCCGACTATCTGGTGGTCGTGCACGAGCGCGACGCCGGACTCGTCGCCGACGTGCGGGTCGAGCTCGCCGGTCTCGAGCAACGGTGGAGCCGCTTCCTCGCGGACTCCGAGATCTCGATGCTGAACCGGGCCGAGGGGCGCCCCGTGATCGTGTCGCCGGAGACGTTCGCCGTCGTGGCCGACGCCGTCGAGGGTTCCCGGGCGACCCAGGGCCGCTTCGACCCCACCGTGCACGACGCGCTCGTGGGGCTCGGTTACGACCGCACGTTCGAGCAGATCGCGGACATCGACGGGATCGAGGCAGCCGCCGGTACCCCGACCGCCGCGCCCGGCGTCGCCGCGATCCGACTCGACGAGCAGCTACACGCCATCACCCTGCCACGCGGTGTGCGGCTCGATCTCGGGGGGATCGGCAAGGGCGCGGCCGCCGACCTTCTCTGTGACCGCCTGATCGAGCGCGGGGCGCGCGGTGCGGCCGTGTCGATCGGTGGCGACACCCGGGTCCGGGGCGAGAGCCCCTCCGGTGGAACCTGGCGAGCCACCCACGAGGGCGAACCGCTGGACCTGCCGCCGCTCGTCGACGGGGGCGTCTGCACGAGCGCCATCACCAAGCGGCGCTGGCAGGTCGGCGGAGCCACCCACCACCATCTCGTCGACCCCCGCTCGGGCGAATCGCTCGACCCGACGATCGACTCCGTCACCGTCGTCGGCGCCACGGCCGCGCAGGCCGAGGTCCTCGCCAAGGCGGCGATGGTCGCCGGGCGGGCGGCGCCGGCCCTGCTCGCGGGATTCGGTGTCGCCGCCGTGATCCGCTGGGCCACGAACCACTGACCCGGCTTCCTCGGGCAATTCCTCGCATTCCCACGGTTCGTGCCGACGGGAGACGCCGTGAGTGAACAAGTGTGGTGGTACGCCACCCGCGCTGCCGGGATGATGACCTGGACGACAGCGACCGCGTCGGTCGTTTTCGGCCTCCTGCTGTCGACGAAGAAGATCCGCGCCCGCACGGGCCCGTGGTTCCTCGACCTCCATCGTTTCCTCGGCGGGGTCTCGGTCGTCTTCCTGATCGCCCACATCCTCACGCTCTGGGCCGACGGCTATGTCGACTTCGGCCCCCGTGAGCTCTTCGTCCCGGGCGCGAGCGAATGGAAGCCCGAGGCGATCGCCTGGGGCATCATCGCCGCGTATCTCATCATCGCGGTCGAGGTGACGTCCCTGCTGCGGGCGCGCGTCAACACCACGGTCTGGCGGGTGATCCACTTCTCGTCGTTCGCCGCGATGATCGGCGGCAGCTATCACGCCTTCCTGGCCGGCAGCGATGTCGACAACCCGGTCACGTGGGCCATCGCCGGCATCGGTTCCCTCCTCGTCATGGGGCTGGTCTCGATGCGGCTCCAACGCCAGGATCCGGACGAGGCCGGCTCGGCTCGCCTCGCCGACAATCGCGCCATCCTCGAGGAGATGCGCCAGCGGCTCCAGGACCTTCCCGTCCCCGAGACGACCCCGCAGCCTCAGATCAGCAGCCCCGGTCCATCGGGCGCGCTGCCCCGCCGGGCGCCGGTTTCCGAAGCCCTGCCCGGCATCGAACACTCGACGCCGGGCACCCCGGGCGAGCCCGTCGGCTTCTCCGAGGATCCGTTCGCCGCGGTGCCGCTCAGCGGCGCCGACCCGCAGCTCGGCACCTGGGCCAGCCCCTCGACCGCCGACCCGTTCCTCGCTCGAGAAGCGGGGTGGGACGACGGCGCCGATCTCTTCGACGACGGGCCGCAGGACACGCCGACCCCGGACCTCTTCGCCACGGTCATGCCCGACGATCCGTTCGGCGACATGTCCGGCAATCCGTTCGACCCCGTCGAACCCACGCCGACGGCGATCCACGCCCCCACGCCGGCCCCTGCGCCGGCGCCCGCGCCGCAGCCGGTCGCCAGCGCCGGTGGCCCTCCGCCGTTGCCGACCGCGATCGACCCGGTCACCGGCGAACCGGACGAGGCCGCCTACACCGCCTGGCTCAAGGACTGGCTGGCGTACGCGGAGCGGTACGGCGACGAAGCGCCGGACGACCCGTCGCGTCAGTAGCCGAGGCGCTCCACCGAGTGCGCCTGGTGCTGCCAGTTCTTCTCGACCTTCACGAAGAGCTCCAGATAGACCTCCTCGGGGAGCTGGGCTCGCACCGCGATGCCGACCTGCTTGAGGTTCTCCCCCTTCTTCCCGATCACGATGCCCTTCTGTGAGTCGCGCTCGACGATGATCTCGCAGCGCACGCGGGGCCATTCCCACTCGGTCACCCGTGTGGCGATCGAGTGCGGGAGCTCCTCACGGGTCACGGCGAGGAGCTGCTCACGCACGAGCT is a genomic window containing:
- a CDS encoding RDD family protein; the protein is MISPTSSPPPPLPPTAATGASPPADPTAVVGRRIVAYLIDFVLYAAVAIGTTAAVASSETMRSSFEAESVCSILNNAPDVDALCITSGSDIILLEFGDFSTIFLVSAVFALVTQLILPTITGFTPGKAMVGLRIVNQETFAKAGFGAQLGRLLLWAADGFPYCFPLVALVTGLSSTGHRRVGDMATNTVVIDKMWVDHPLPIPGLTGDAATAPTAVAAPFGASTPPPPAPTTTPPTAPPVIAPPTAPPAPSPAAPPPPAAGPPVAPPASAPPAPRPPVDPPPPRSFADETVIREPEPPAPRPPVDPPAPEAFADETVVLEPEPAPPEPAPPAPPAPTPPPAPTPPPAPDPAPPAPAQPGIDAPQWDAARDTYIQWDPELAEWMEWSEAAGAWIPISQ
- the recO gene encoding DNA repair protein RecO encodes the protein MALYRDHAVVLRSWKLGEADRIISLHTHDHGKVRGVAKGVRRTKSKFGARLEPLSHVSVQLYRGRGDLDTITQVETVDRFGSLRDDPDRFARAEAVLEAVDQVSQDREPDRVLHVMLVRALRTLNEKDSPLVVAAFFLKLLAHEGLQPELHLCVDCGSTDGLESFDFDDGGVRCHEHRRGRPITPGAVALMQRILGGGLAGVLDEQVGAATGEVDMLSTALLEHHLERRLRSVAVLDQTAT
- the uppS gene encoding polyprenyl diphosphate synthase yields the protein MSPDDLDPTRIPRHIACVMDGNGRWAQARGLPRTEGHKAGEHSLFEVVDACLDAGVEWLTVYAFSTENWRRPKDEVRFLINFNEEILLRRRDELHERGVRIRFVGRRDWRVPKRLIKRMDESIELTRGNRKLTFTIAFNYGGRAEIVDAVREIAASGISPGKITEKTIAKHLYDNEMPDPDLMIRTSGEFRISNFLLWELAYSELIFTDTPWPEFGREALFEAIADFQERERRYGGVNGA
- a CDS encoding ATP-dependent DNA helicase; translation: MTEEPVDLAEQTLATLDEVTVALPGGGERRDGQRDMAAAVAAAIADNGHVVVQAGTGTGKSLAYLVPLALSGKTAIVATATKALQDQLAGKDLPFLADHIPGGIDYAVLKGRSNYLCLQRLDEAEADDRLGLELDDEKTSPSLDSDLLDRLRVFAASTETGDRTELPDIDDRTWRLVSVGRDECPGANRCPAGDDCLAERARRKAAAADVIVVNLHLYAIEVMVEGILPEHDLVVIDEAHQLEDIVSEAAGRTISPARLQAAARAASTVLADRDAPVGVEEAATLLHALLEPRVGDRLTEGLDDESGATLDVVRGRVDALLNALRAVPKDAPADTAAKALRARQTITSLLDDIDYVRWPIDTEVLWVDGPPNNPALRSTPVAVDALLAENLWAKRSGVLTSATLPGKTAAQLGLPGSTPTLDVGSPFDYEKNALLYCPTDLPDPRAEGHREARQAELEALIVAAGGRTLALFTSWAAMRDAAEHLDGRLPWKVLVQGEGSKMALLDSFVEDPEACLFATMSFWQGVDVPGSTCNLVVIDKLPFPRPDDPVLQARRERAGSAAFRVIDLPRAATLLAQGAGRLIRSATDRGVVAVLDPRLATSRSYRWDLINALPPMRRTKDRAEAEALLRELRDAD
- a CDS encoding FAD:protein FMN transferase, whose translation is MPADLIVSGRERRAVGRAMGSDYLVVVHERDAGLVADVRVELAGLEQRWSRFLADSEISMLNRAEGRPVIVSPETFAVVADAVEGSRATQGRFDPTVHDALVGLGYDRTFEQIADIDGIEAAAGTPTAAPGVAAIRLDEQLHAITLPRGVRLDLGGIGKGAAADLLCDRLIERGARGAAVSIGGDTRVRGESPSGGTWRATHEGEPLDLPPLVDGGVCTSAITKRRWQVGGATHHHLVDPRSGESLDPTIDSVTVVGATAAQAEVLAKAAMVAGRAAPALLAGFGVAAVIRWATNH
- a CDS encoding ferric reductase-like transmembrane domain-containing protein, which encodes MSEQVWWYATRAAGMMTWTTATASVVFGLLLSTKKIRARTGPWFLDLHRFLGGVSVVFLIAHILTLWADGYVDFGPRELFVPGASEWKPEAIAWGIIAAYLIIAVEVTSLLRARVNTTVWRVIHFSSFAAMIGGSYHAFLAGSDVDNPVTWAIAGIGSLLVMGLVSMRLQRQDPDEAGSARLADNRAILEEMRQRLQDLPVPETTPQPQISSPGPSGALPRRAPVSEALPGIEHSTPGTPGEPVGFSEDPFAAVPLSGADPQLGTWASPSTADPFLAREAGWDDGADLFDDGPQDTPTPDLFATVMPDDPFGDMSGNPFDPVEPTPTAIHAPTPAPAPAPAPQPVASAGGPPPLPTAIDPVTGEPDEAAYTAWLKDWLAYAERYGDEAPDDPSRQ